From Lytechinus pictus isolate F3 Inbred chromosome 6, Lp3.0, whole genome shotgun sequence, the proteins below share one genomic window:
- the LOC129263166 gene encoding uncharacterized protein LOC129263166, translating into MGFRRRFIGFTGAMQILLTLAMLILTAQLAAFSTVQITNNAVGTPLWGGIILLMCGAGNIIDALESPSKKRSPQQDYMLPLNFTTLLANLTAFVVSALILGLFSWSLSPVLAVVVIHFSTIIVAASLICIFSLFALFADCFGVCFAPPPHHQRPYYVDYDGPPRGMPNQVFKA; encoded by the exons ATGGGATTTAGGAGACGATTCATCGGGTTCACAGGGGCCATGCAGATATTGCTAACCCTGGCTATGTTGATTTTGACGGCACAACTTGCAGCCTTTTCCACGGTGCAAATTACCAATAACGCCGTAGGCACCCCTCTTTGGGGTGGTATAATC ttattGATGTGCGGTGCTGGTAACATCATAGATGCCCTGGAATCTCCCTCAAAAAAACGGTCTCCACAACAGGACTACATGTTACCT CTCAACTTCACCACCCTCCTTGCAAATTTGACAGCCTTCGTCGTCTCGGCGCTCATCCTTGGTCTCTTCTCGTGGTCATTGAGCCCGGTCTTAGCCGTCGTGGTCATACATTTCTCGACCATCATCGTCGCTGCTAGTCTTATCTGCATATTCTCTCTATTCGCTCTCTTTGCTGATTGTTTCGGTGTCTGCTTTGCACCGCCCCCGCATCACCAG AGACCGTACTACGTTGACTACGATGGACCACCCCGCGGCATGCCAAACCAAGTCTTCAAAGCATAA